One part of the Lotus japonicus ecotype B-129 chromosome 2, LjGifu_v1.2 genome encodes these proteins:
- the LOC130736561 gene encoding aspartyl protease family protein 1-like gives MLFKSFSCGLKKMLSLCRMITIFLFLLSVCGCCHGQIYTFTMYHRYSEPVKKWCHSATETLEKGNCEYYAELADRDRTRLSFSGGNSSTFRINSLGFLHYATVQLGTPGVKFMVALDTGSDLFWVPCDCVRCASLDSTAYGSDFDLSTYSPSRSSTSKKVTCNSSLCMNHNQCHGAFSNCPYMVSYASAETSTSGILVEDVLHFTDGDNHHIEANVMFGLVSLLKNFMTGYHVVFDREKLILGWKQSNCYDDIEDNAVSIGPHSDNVPSTFTTGLVNYLGW, from the exons ATGCTTTTCAAATCTTTCTCCTGTGGGTTGAAGAAAATGCTCAGTTTATGCAGGATGATTACGATTTTCCTTTTCTTGCTCTCCGTTTGTGGGTGCTGCCACGGCCAAATCTACACCTTCACCATGTACCACCGCTACTCTGAGCCCGTCAAGAAGTGGTGCCACTCCGCTACCGAAACCCTAGAAAAAGGGAACTGTGAGTACTACGCTGAGTTGGCCGACCGCGACCGCACCAGACTCTCTTTCTCCGGCGGGAACTCCTCCACCTTCCGCATCAATTCGCTAGGATT TTTGCATTATGCAACTGTTCAATTAGGGACACCGGGTGTGAAGTTCATGGTGGCGCTTGATACAGGAAGTGACCTGTTCTGGGTACCCTGTGATTGTGTCAGATGTGCATCCTTGGATAGCACAGCCTATGGTTCA GATTTTGACCTTAGTACGTATAGTCCTAGTAGATCTTCCACAAGCAAAAAGGTCACTTGTAACAGTAGTTTGTGTATGAACCACAACCAATGCCATGGGGCATTCAGCAACTGCCCTTACATGGTCTCTTATGCCTCTGCCGAAACGTCTACGTCAGGAATACTAGTGGAGGACGTTCTGCACTTTACGGATGGCGATAATCACCATATTGAAGCTAATGTCATGTTCGGGTTAGTTTCCTTGCTAA AAAACTTTATGACGGGTTACCATGTTGTATTTGACCGGGAAAAGCTCATATTGGGATGGAAACAATCAAATT GTTATGATGACATTGAGGATAATGCTGTATCAATAGGACCACACTCAGATAATGTGCCTTCTACTTTCACCACCGGTCTTGTCAATTACCTAGGATGGTAA
- the LOC130736563 gene encoding F-box/FBD/LRR-repeat protein At5g22700-like: MNSHDDPNSEGAHSSSDDHTWQAAKMPKSIGTGLSLFEFFVHGLGRSSQHGVDPKGDFSPSREGNMDDRISSLPEELICHILSFLPTKQVVATSALSKNWKSLWRSVPTFYYIGNFRRIQEGFVQTVNAFIHSRDLHQPIHKFCLTFMSSGDDHSTCIREWVNAVMQRRVQHLELSISVGYPMKPANNIFPTIFTCRTLVILKLHFIDVKLLSTVDLPSLKVLHLILLDSGCLAPLLSGCPVLEDFQVMGPYNYFAKTEFKTLPKLVRADIFTWNTNFLLAVNNMEFLRIHRVLWFVHCSSLFVRKI, translated from the exons ATGAACTCTCATGATGATCCTAACAGTGAAGGAGCTCATTCCTCTTCAGATGATCATACGTGGCAAGCAGCTAAAATGCCAAAGTCAATTGGCACTGGTCTGTCCCTTTTTGAATTCTTTGTTCATGGCCTTGGAAGATCATCTCAACATGGTGTCGACCCAAAAGGTGATTTCTCACCATCAAG AGAAGGTAACATGGATGATAGGATTAGCAGTTTACCGGAGGAACTCATCTGTCACATACTCTCTTTTCTCCCAACGAAGCAAGTCGTCGCAACAAGCGCTCTCTCAAAGAATTGGAAATCACTGTGGCGTTCAGTCCCCACCTTCTATTATATCGGTAATTTTCGAAGAATACAAGAAGGCTTTGTACAGACAGTGAATGCTTTTATCCACTCACGAGATCTCCACCAACCCATTCATAAATTCTGCCTCACATTTATGTCTAGTGGTGATGATCATTCTACTTGTATTAGAGAATGGGTTAATGCTGTAATGCAACGTAGAGTTCAGCACCTCGAACTTTCCATCTCTGTAGGATATCCTATGAAACCCGCCAACAACATATTTCCTACCATCTTCACTTGCCGTACTCTTGTGATTCTCAAATTGCATTTTATAGACGTGAAACTGCTTTCCACAGTGGATCTTCCCTCCCTTAAAGTTCTGcatttgattttattagataGTGGATGTCTCGCCCCGCTGCTTTCGGGATGTCCTGTTCTTGAGGATTTCCAAGTAATGGGGCCTTATAACTATTTTGCTAAAACGGAGTTTAAAACCTTACCCAAGTTGGTCAGAGCAGATATTTTTACGTGGAATACAAATTTTTTGCTGGCGGTTAACAATATGGAGTTTTTGCGAATACATCGGGTATTGTGGTTTGTCCATTGTTCTTCTTTATTCGTAaggaaaatatga